In Dehalogenimonas etheniformans, one genomic interval encodes:
- a CDS encoding N-acetyltransferase yields MKVEKATIKDAPHIQKLVNSFAERGQMLARPLSEVYENIRDFFVVRKDGNVIACAALHISWADLAEVKSLAVEASHHRRGIGDALVSACTAEAAKLGISTVFCLTYQPVFFGKCGFKEVEKKELPHKVWGECYRCPKFPDCDESAMTFTIGATAGV; encoded by the coding sequence ATGAAAGTTGAAAAAGCCACTATCAAAGATGCTCCCCATATACAAAAGTTGGTGAATTCATTTGCGGAACGCGGTCAGATGCTGGCGCGGCCTTTGTCTGAAGTATACGAAAATATCCGTGACTTCTTTGTCGTTCGCAAGGACGGCAATGTTATCGCCTGCGCCGCACTGCATATCAGTTGGGCTGACCTGGCTGAAGTCAAATCTTTAGCGGTCGAGGCATCGCACCACCGCCGCGGAATCGGCGATGCCCTGGTATCGGCCTGCACCGCCGAAGCTGCGAAACTGGGCATATCCACCGTCTTTTGTCTAACTTATCAACCAGTGTTCTTTGGCAAATGCGGCTTTAAAGAAGTTGAAAAAAAGGAACTGCCCCACAAGGTATGGGGTGAATGTTACCGCTGCCCGAAATTTCCGGATTGCGACGAATCCGCGATGACTTTTACAATCGGAGCGACAGCCGGTGTCTAA
- a CDS encoding NUDIX hydrolase, which translates to MSNRNVTSEILSDGHFQVRRDTFTASSGVVKTRDVVEYPEAVAMVAIDPDGKLILEKQYRHAAGRELLEIPAGGIEPGEAPEAAVCREMQEETGYLPQTVQHLTSFYSAPGYSTEILHVYLVKDLVENPLTAEDSDEITLLRVSREEALELITNGTIRDGKSIAGLLFYFNSYKPAKPRAQ; encoded by the coding sequence GTGTCTAACCGCAATGTGACCAGCGAAATCCTTTCCGACGGCCATTTCCAGGTGCGCCGGGATACTTTCACCGCGTCATCCGGTGTAGTGAAAACCCGGGATGTCGTCGAATACCCCGAAGCGGTGGCGATGGTCGCCATCGATCCCGACGGCAAGCTCATACTGGAGAAACAATACCGTCATGCGGCGGGACGAGAGTTATTAGAGATCCCTGCCGGAGGGATAGAACCGGGAGAAGCGCCAGAAGCCGCTGTCTGCCGCGAGATGCAAGAGGAGACGGGCTACCTTCCTCAAACCGTACAACACCTTACAAGTTTTTATTCCGCGCCGGGGTATTCGACGGAAATCCTACATGTGTATCTAGTCAAGGACCTCGTTGAAAACCCGCTGACCGCTGAAGACTCCGATGAAATCACCTTGTTACGGGTATCAAGAGAGGAAGCGCTGGAATTGATTACCAACGGTACCATCCGGGATGGGAAGAGTATCGCCGGATTGCTTTTTTATTTCAACTCTTACAAGCCAGCCAAGCCTAGAGCCCAATAG
- a CDS encoding AzlD domain-containing protein gives MIFVGMTAVTFLPRFLPMALVSRIVIPDGIKSFLEYVPVAVLSALVIPAVFAVDGGGVGMDARLLISAAIVLVFAWKARNLFGSVMLGMMAYWALGLAGL, from the coding sequence TTGATTTTTGTAGGGATGACGGCGGTGACTTTTTTACCGCGCTTTCTGCCGATGGCCCTAGTCAGCCGAATCGTTATCCCAGATGGGATCAAGTCATTCCTCGAGTATGTACCGGTTGCAGTATTATCGGCACTGGTCATTCCTGCAGTGTTCGCGGTCGACGGCGGAGGGGTTGGCATGGATGCAAGGCTGCTAATATCGGCGGCGATCGTTCTCGTCTTTGCCTGGAAAGCAAGAAATCTGTTCGGATCGGTGATGCTGGGGATGATGGCCTATTGGGCTCTAGGCTTGGCTGGCTTGTAA
- a CDS encoding AzlC family ABC transporter permease, with translation MASDFRQGIKAALPIVLGYLPVGMAYGVLARAAGLSTFETGAMSLIVFAGASQFIAVGMLSSGIAAIPIILTTLAVNSRHLLMSSAIAPFFKGLSLKKVVVLASQLTDESFAMAMADTSKIAGRPNYQIGLQMTAWLAWFTGSLVGALFGSVIDSASFGIPFAMTALFICLLVIQLRSRIHLLVAVASGILALSLKGVLPNNLFIVAAAIIAPIFGLLLTQKRAIPVSPAELEVEN, from the coding sequence TTGGCAAGTGATTTCCGCCAGGGCATCAAGGCGGCTCTGCCGATCGTTCTTGGCTATCTCCCTGTAGGCATGGCTTACGGAGTACTCGCCAGAGCTGCGGGACTGTCGACGTTTGAGACGGGGGCCATGAGCCTTATCGTCTTCGCCGGAGCTTCACAGTTCATAGCGGTGGGAATGCTCTCATCGGGCATTGCCGCCATCCCGATCATATTAACCACGCTGGCGGTCAATTCCCGGCACCTCCTGATGAGTTCGGCTATTGCTCCTTTCTTTAAAGGATTATCGCTCAAGAAGGTCGTGGTGCTGGCATCGCAGTTAACCGATGAATCATTTGCGATGGCGATGGCTGATACCTCGAAAATCGCCGGACGCCCCAATTACCAGATTGGACTTCAGATGACTGCCTGGCTTGCCTGGTTTACGGGTTCCCTGGTTGGAGCTCTCTTCGGTTCTGTTATTGATAGCGCCTCATTCGGAATCCCGTTCGCCATGACTGCTCTGTTTATTTGCCTCCTCGTTATTCAACTCAGGAGTAGAATCCACCTGCTTGTAGCAGTCGCGTCTGGAATCCTCGCTCTTTCACTAAAAGGCGTCCTGCCCAACAACCTCTTCATCGTTGCCGCCGCGATCATCGCTCCTATTTTTGGCCTGCTGCTGACTCAAAAGCGGGCAATCCCCGTTTCACCAGCCGAACTGGAAGTGGAAAACTGA
- a CDS encoding GNAT family N-acetyltransferase: MAKLVPSEVSYEEGFRPGYLGRMIQMQGEYYDVVWAKPGVSFEVMMARQMCDFHDSYLPGRDLLLTAHVDGLMVGNIAVVGSQEERTGARLRWFHVDSAYQNRGIGRELLLRAVNFCRNAGFDIVWLWTMEGLDAAGHLYEDLGFNLTSDFVSGLPFHGVTMELMLGK; the protein is encoded by the coding sequence TTGGCTAAATTGGTCCCTTCCGAAGTAAGTTACGAAGAGGGCTTCCGGCCGGGTTATCTCGGCCGCATGATCCAAATGCAGGGTGAGTACTACGACGTAGTCTGGGCAAAACCAGGTGTTTCCTTCGAGGTTATGATGGCGCGCCAGATGTGTGATTTTCACGACTCCTACCTCCCCGGGCGGGACCTGCTGCTGACAGCCCACGTCGATGGTTTGATGGTTGGAAATATCGCTGTCGTTGGTTCGCAAGAAGAACGCACCGGAGCCAGGCTGCGTTGGTTCCATGTGGATTCAGCCTATCAAAACCGTGGCATTGGGCGGGAGTTATTGCTTCGCGCAGTAAACTTCTGCCGTAATGCCGGGTTCGACATTGTTTGGCTTTGGACAATGGAAGGGCTTGACGCCGCAGGTCACCTCTATGAAGACCTTGGCTTCAACTTGACTTCTGATTTCGTTTCGGGTTTGCCTTTCCACGGCGTCACCATGGAGCTGATGCTTGGCAAGTGA
- a CDS encoding histidine triad nucleotide-binding protein, protein MNCIFCQIASGAIPSAILHKDESAVAFRDIHPQAPVHIVIIPVKHFTNLTELKGIDYDVVAHIFEVANDLARKEGIAESGYRIAVNSGKEGGQVVQHLHFHLLGGRQLSGELG, encoded by the coding sequence ATGAACTGCATCTTTTGTCAGATCGCCTCGGGTGCTATCCCTTCCGCTATATTACATAAAGATGAAAGTGCTGTAGCTTTCAGGGATATCCATCCGCAAGCCCCTGTGCACATAGTGATCATTCCGGTGAAACACTTCACCAATCTGACCGAACTGAAGGGAATTGATTACGACGTCGTGGCGCACATATTCGAAGTTGCTAACGACCTTGCCCGCAAAGAAGGCATCGCCGAAAGTGGATATCGAATCGCCGTTAATTCGGGTAAAGAGGGCGGGCAGGTGGTTCAGCACCTGCACTTCCATCTGCTTGGCGGGCGTCAGTTATCCGGGGAGCTTGGCTAA
- a CDS encoding Fe-S-containing hydro-lyase gives MSDWRKIQLPMTAKTVAELRAGDKLLLSGTIYAARDAAHKRFVEALDRGEKLPIDLSKSVIYYMGPSPTRPGDIVGACGPTTSARMDKYTPRLLTEGLRVMMGKGDRSLQVVEAIKKYRGVYLITIGGAGALLSLKVKSSEIVAYPDLGTEAVLKMEVENFPAIVAVDSQGNDFCKIGPSQYRTS, from the coding sequence GTGAGCGATTGGCGGAAGATTCAGTTGCCGATGACTGCCAAGACAGTGGCGGAGCTGCGGGCGGGAGACAAACTGCTTTTGTCCGGCACAATCTATGCCGCCCGTGACGCGGCGCACAAGCGGTTTGTGGAAGCCCTCGACCGGGGGGAAAAACTGCCTATCGATCTCTCGAAATCCGTAATCTACTATATGGGGCCTTCACCCACGCGACCCGGGGATATCGTCGGTGCCTGCGGACCCACCACCTCAGCCCGGATGGACAAATATACGCCTCGGCTGCTCACCGAAGGATTGCGTGTGATGATGGGCAAGGGCGACCGGTCGCTGCAAGTCGTCGAGGCCATCAAAAAATACCGGGGCGTTTATCTCATCACCATTGGAGGCGCAGGCGCATTGTTGTCTCTTAAAGTGAAATCGTCCGAAATCGTAGCTTATCCAGATCTCGGCACTGAGGCAGTCCTCAAAATGGAGGTCGAGAATTTCCCGGCAATAGTGGCTGTCGATTCGCAGGGCAACGATTTCTGCAAAATCGGACCTTCTCAATATCGGACCAGCTGA
- a CDS encoding fumarate hydratase, giving the protein MREIHASIISTSIACLAEEANYEMAQDVLAALLGAKETEKSTLGREILEFLVENARQAPKIKKPLCQDCGVAVVFLDIGQDIHVVGGDLDEAVTEGVRRGYGEGYLRNSMVACPFTERKNTCDNTPPIIHYRIVPGDKLKISLMAKGSGAENMSRLFMLKPAEGRGGVIESAVRAVEDAGGKPCPPVILGIGIGGTAEESMLVAKRSLLRKVGQPSSDPDAAALEVEILEKVNNLGIGPLGLGGTVTALAVHIESMPCHIASLPVAINLQCHSARHKEVVL; this is encoded by the coding sequence ATGCGTGAAATCCATGCTTCTATTATTTCTACTTCGATTGCCTGTTTAGCCGAAGAAGCTAATTACGAGATGGCACAAGACGTGCTGGCGGCGCTTCTAGGAGCAAAGGAAACAGAGAAATCGACTCTTGGGCGCGAGATACTTGAGTTCCTTGTTGAGAACGCCCGACAGGCACCGAAGATAAAAAAGCCCCTTTGTCAGGACTGTGGGGTGGCGGTGGTTTTTCTCGATATCGGTCAGGATATCCATGTCGTAGGCGGTGACCTTGACGAGGCTGTTACGGAGGGTGTGCGCCGGGGGTATGGTGAAGGATATCTTCGCAATTCAATGGTCGCCTGCCCCTTCACTGAGCGTAAGAACACTTGTGACAACACCCCGCCGATAATTCACTACCGCATCGTTCCCGGCGATAAGCTTAAGATCAGCCTGATGGCCAAGGGTTCAGGGGCAGAAAACATGAGCCGCCTTTTCATGCTCAAGCCGGCCGAGGGCCGAGGCGGGGTTATCGAATCGGCAGTTCGAGCCGTTGAAGACGCCGGGGGCAAGCCTTGTCCCCCGGTTATCCTCGGTATTGGCATCGGCGGCACCGCCGAGGAATCGATGCTCGTGGCTAAGCGTTCGCTGTTGCGCAAGGTGGGACAGCCCAGCTCAGACCCGGACGCCGCCGCGCTTGAGGTTGAAATCCTCGAAAAAGTGAATAATCTTGGTATTGGGCCTCTCGGGTTGGGCGGCACGGTAACCGCCCTTGCAGTACACATCGAAAGCATGCCATGCCACATAGCCAGCCTGCCGGTGGCGATTAATCTCCAATGCCACAGTGCTCGGCATAAAGAGGTAGTGTTGTGA
- the mdh gene encoding malate dehydrogenase, which translates to MKITVVGAGNVGATLAQRLIEKNFADVALVDVIEGIPQGKTLDMRQSANMIGFTHKIVGSNSYDVTSGSDIVVITAGIARKPGMSRDELVGINAKIVREVIEKSLALSPHAMFIIVTNPVDTMTYLALKVSNLPRDRVFGLSGVLDGGRLAAFVAEELNVNASDVTPCVMGEHGGSMVVYPRFTIVNGKPLSELVDDSKQKTLAERTVNGGAEIVSIMKTSSAFYAPSASVAHMVSAVATDSGMIMNCAALLDGEYGLSDVVIGVPVELGRGGIKKIVELPLNAEELAALKVSAEAVRKTISALPK; encoded by the coding sequence ATGAAAATCACCGTTGTCGGCGCCGGCAATGTCGGCGCCACCCTGGCACAGCGCCTTATTGAGAAAAATTTCGCCGATGTCGCGCTTGTTGATGTCATTGAGGGAATCCCGCAAGGTAAGACCCTCGATATGAGGCAGTCAGCCAATATGATCGGATTTACTCACAAGATAGTCGGTTCGAATTCTTACGACGTTACTTCCGGATCCGATATCGTGGTCATCACTGCAGGTATCGCCCGTAAACCCGGTATGTCCCGGGACGAACTGGTCGGCATCAACGCCAAGATAGTTCGCGAGGTCATCGAAAAGTCACTGGCTCTATCACCTCACGCAATGTTTATCATCGTCACCAATCCGGTAGACACCATGACATACCTGGCGCTGAAAGTCAGCAACCTGCCACGAGATCGGGTATTCGGCCTGTCAGGAGTCTTGGACGGAGGCAGATTGGCAGCTTTCGTTGCAGAAGAATTAAACGTCAACGCCTCCGACGTGACGCCATGCGTCATGGGCGAACACGGCGGCAGTATGGTGGTGTATCCTCGTTTTACAATTGTTAATGGCAAACCGCTCTCGGAACTCGTTGACGATTCTAAACAAAAGACTCTTGCTGAGCGAACGGTTAACGGCGGCGCCGAGATTGTGTCCATCATGAAAACCAGTTCGGCTTTCTATGCCCCTTCGGCTTCTGTCGCTCATATGGTAAGCGCGGTCGCCACTGATTCTGGGATGATAATGAACTGCGCAGCCCTGCTTGATGGAGAATATGGGCTATCCGATGTTGTGATCGGAGTTCCCGTGGAACTTGGCCGCGGCGGCATCAAAAAAATCGTAGAACTCCCTCTTAATGCAGAAGAATTGGCGGCATTGAAGGTTTCAGCCGAGGCTGTTCGAAAAACCATATCTGCATTACCCAAATAA
- a CDS encoding type II toxin-antitoxin system HicA family toxin, which produces MTLNARGLTGNAMSRLMQKAGFNVSYKKGHHIALQRKEPFTTLIIPDNQTLDSGTVDALLDDACISDEEFKKLLQRK; this is translated from the coding sequence GTGACCTTGAATGCCAGAGGACTCACCGGCAACGCAATGTCCCGGCTCATGCAAAAAGCCGGTTTCAATGTGAGTTACAAGAAAGGCCATCATATCGCCCTACAGCGGAAGGAGCCTTTTACCACCCTGATAATCCCGGATAATCAAACACTCGACTCGGGAACTGTGGACGCCTTACTCGATGACGCCTGCATTTCCGACGAAGAATTCAAGAAATTACTTCAAAGGAAGTAA
- a CDS encoding type II toxin-antitoxin system HicB family antitoxin yields MKYTVIIEKGREAGFIAKVPALKGCVSQGKTRIDAMKNVKEAAEAYIESLIEGGFTIPIEVGRDYLQIEVTAK; encoded by the coding sequence ATGAAATACACCGTTATTATTGAAAAAGGCCGAGAAGCGGGCTTTATTGCCAAAGTGCCGGCACTCAAGGGGTGTGTTTCACAAGGTAAAACCAGGATTGACGCTATGAAGAACGTCAAAGAGGCAGCGGAGGCTTACATCGAGTCCCTGATCGAAGGGGGATTTACGATTCCGATTGAAGTCGGCCGTGACTACCTCCAAATAGAGGTCACCGCCAAGTGA
- a CDS encoding isocitrate/isopropylmalate dehydrogenase family protein, with protein MVHNVTLIPGDGIGPEISDATRRVLEATGIKFHWEVVHAGSDVIAQYGTPLPDNVLESIRKNKVAIKGPITTPVGSGFRSVNVAIRKALDLYTCLRPCKSYEGIPSRYDKVDLVIVRENMEDLYAGIEFERGTEWAEKLKQMLKDKGEKLIREDAGFSIKMISETGTRRIVKYAFEYARRYGRKKVTAVHKANILKFSDGLFLAVARDVATSYPEIEFEDRIVDNMTMQLVKNPQQFDVLVCPNLYGDILSDLCAGLVGGLGVAPGGNIGDQYAVFEPTHGSAPKYKGMNKVNPMAMMLSGVLMLRHLNEPTAADRLEKAIASVIADGASVTYDLLPPEKQCLAVGTSQVADAIIARL; from the coding sequence ATGGTTCATAATGTAACTCTAATTCCCGGTGATGGCATCGGTCCTGAAATCTCTGATGCCACCCGGCGCGTCCTGGAAGCCACCGGAATCAAGTTCCATTGGGAAGTGGTTCACGCCGGTAGCGACGTCATCGCTCAGTACGGGACTCCCCTACCTGACAATGTTCTTGAATCGATCAGAAAGAACAAGGTGGCCATCAAAGGGCCCATCACCACCCCCGTCGGTAGCGGTTTTCGCAGCGTCAATGTCGCCATTCGAAAGGCTCTTGATCTTTACACTTGTTTACGGCCGTGCAAGAGCTACGAGGGGATCCCATCCCGCTATGATAAAGTCGATTTAGTCATTGTCCGCGAAAATATGGAAGATCTTTACGCTGGAATCGAATTCGAACGCGGCACCGAATGGGCTGAAAAGCTGAAGCAGATGCTCAAGGACAAAGGAGAGAAACTGATCCGTGAGGATGCCGGTTTTTCCATCAAGATGATTTCGGAAACCGGCACCCGCCGCATTGTGAAGTACGCCTTCGAATATGCCCGGCGTTACGGACGGAAGAAAGTCACGGCGGTACATAAGGCCAATATTTTGAAATTCTCCGACGGCCTGTTTCTGGCAGTCGCCCGCGATGTGGCTACCTCTTACCCAGAAATCGAGTTCGAAGATCGCATCGTGGACAACATGACTATGCAACTGGTCAAGAACCCACAGCAATTCGATGTTCTTGTCTGTCCCAACCTCTACGGCGATATTTTGTCTGATCTTTGCGCCGGGCTTGTGGGCGGTCTGGGTGTTGCGCCGGGCGGCAATATCGGCGACCAATATGCTGTCTTTGAGCCAACCCATGGCAGCGCACCCAAATACAAAGGCATGAACAAGGTCAACCCTATGGCCATGATGCTCTCAGGTGTGCTGATGTTGCGTCACCTGAATGAGCCTACAGCTGCCGATCGGTTGGAGAAAGCCATCGCCTCGGTAATAGCCGATGGTGCGAGCGTCACCTATGATCTTTTACCGCCGGAAAAACAGTGCTTGGCAGTCGGGACGTCGCAGGTGGCAGATGCTATAATAGCCCGATTGTAA
- a CDS encoding 3-isopropylmalate dehydratase small subunit, protein MLTGKAFKFGDDISTDLIAPGRLVHLRSNLPELAKHVMEDADPTFSARVKPGDFVVGGSNFGLGSSREHAPVILKMAGVSAVLAKSVARIFFRNSINVGLPILICDTDRINDGDELDVDLTSGTIHDRTNGETLTFGKIPDAMLSILNEGGLMPYIKKHGDFKI, encoded by the coding sequence ATGCTCACGGGCAAAGCCTTCAAATTCGGCGATGATATTTCCACTGACTTAATCGCCCCCGGGCGCCTGGTGCATCTGCGGAGCAATCTGCCGGAACTCGCCAAGCACGTCATGGAGGATGCCGATCCAACTTTTTCGGCGAGAGTGAAGCCAGGTGATTTCGTTGTTGGCGGCAGCAATTTCGGTCTTGGTTCAAGTCGCGAACACGCACCGGTGATTCTTAAAATGGCAGGAGTTTCTGCCGTTCTCGCCAAGTCGGTTGCCCGTATCTTTTTCCGCAATTCGATCAACGTCGGATTGCCGATTTTGATCTGCGACACCGATCGAATAAACGATGGCGACGAACTCGATGTAGATCTCACCAGCGGCACTATCCATGACCGGACAAACGGGGAAACGCTGACATTCGGTAAAATTCCGGACGCCATGTTATCCATCCTTAACGAAGGCGGCTTGATGCCTTATATCAAAAAACACGGCGATTTTAAGATTTAA